One segment of Brassica napus cultivar Da-Ae chromosome C3, Da-Ae, whole genome shotgun sequence DNA contains the following:
- the LOC106436819 gene encoding uncharacterized protein LOC106436819 isoform X2, whose amino-acid sequence MYRNMVEWRDQNPPPATMMIISNQVGSQFSWDLVRLQQRTLYNLFLAYSVRPVFSIVLSTSQEWRWKELLQNKRSAPLVVVQGAKLYCKSCNYGSQRLKKFRKHLSSYNHAREEGVTTVYTNVERVTADWGRNYKATPEFATAKIQVWWDMFDCPIPQGYDARQVRPSIEAAFKELGYSGPVSITAYGDHKHTPLQALSSTGVHVAHAVPGVEYKRMAGDVREWHADNPPQTAAIMMVISDNVDIISIEWLWESLLAGPLTKHSLLSESESSVSTAMFHCKLCRFDTISIDNFRAHLLSDEKHAQEEKVFSNLIYIVFKTRGDVE is encoded by the exons ATGTATCGGAATATGGTGGAATGGCGAGATCAAAATCCTCCTCCGGCTACAATGATGATCATATCAAATCAGGTGGGAAGTCAATTCTCCTGGGATCTGGTCCGGCTACAACAACGGACGCTATACAACCTTTTTCTGGCTTATTCAGTTAGGCCAGTATTTAGTATTGTCCTCTCCACAAGTCAAGAGTGGCGCTGGAAAGAATTGCTACAAAATAAACGAAGCGCACCGCTTGTTGTTGTTCAGGGCGCCAAGTTGTATTGTAAGTCGTGCAATTACGGTAGCCAACGCCTGAAGAAATTCAGGAAGCATCTCTCGAGTTATAATCATGCACGGGAA GAGGGTGTAACCACTGTGTACACGAACGTCGAACGTGTAACGGCGGATTGGGGAAGAAACTACAAGGCGACGCCTGAATTTGCGACAGCTAAAATACAGGTGTGGTGGGACATGTTTGACTGTCCGATACCCCAAGGTTATGATGCTCGTCAGGTCCGTCCGAGTATAGAAGCGGCATTCAAGGAACTAGGTTACTCTGGTCCTGTCTCCATCACTGCCTATGGCGACCATAAACATACTCCCCTACAAGCTCTCTCTTCCACTGGTGTCCATGTTGCACATGCCGTTCCCG GTGTCGAATACAAGCGCATGGCTGGAGATGTGAGGGAATGGCATGCTGATAATCCTCCTCAAACAGCTGCTATAATGATGGTCATATCGGATAATGTGGACATCATTTCAATTG AGTGGCTCTGGGAAAGCTTACTTGCAGGTCCTCTCACGAAGCACAGTCTTCTCAGTGAAAGTGAAAGCAGTGTATCTACCGCAATGTTTCATTGCAAATTGTGCCGCTTTGATACCATAAGCATTGATAATTTCAGGGCACATCTCTTAAGTGATGAAAAACATGCGCAAGAA GagaaagtattttcgaatttaatatatattgtattcaAAACGCGAGGCGATGTCGAGTAG
- the LOC106436819 gene encoding uncharacterized protein LOC106436819 isoform X1, translating into MYRNMVEWRDQNPPPATMMIISNQVGSQFSWDLVRLQQRTLYNLFLAYSVRPVFSIVLSTSQEWRWKELLQNKRSAPLVVVQGAKLYCKSCNYGSQRLKKFRKHLSSYNHAREEGVTTVYTNVERVTADWGRNYKATPEFATAKIQVWWDMFDCPIPQGYDARQVRPSIEAAFKELGYSGPVSITAYGDHKHTPLQALSSTGVHVAHAVPGVEYKRMAGDVREWHADNPPQTAAIMMVISDNVDIISIGLVKLLQENKYNLFLAYSFRPYQMSYLLTSAEWLWESLLAGPLTKHSLLSESESSVSTAMFHCKLCRFDTISIDNFRAHLLSDEKHAQEEKVFSNLIYIVFKTRGDVE; encoded by the exons ATGTATCGGAATATGGTGGAATGGCGAGATCAAAATCCTCCTCCGGCTACAATGATGATCATATCAAATCAGGTGGGAAGTCAATTCTCCTGGGATCTGGTCCGGCTACAACAACGGACGCTATACAACCTTTTTCTGGCTTATTCAGTTAGGCCAGTATTTAGTATTGTCCTCTCCACAAGTCAAGAGTGGCGCTGGAAAGAATTGCTACAAAATAAACGAAGCGCACCGCTTGTTGTTGTTCAGGGCGCCAAGTTGTATTGTAAGTCGTGCAATTACGGTAGCCAACGCCTGAAGAAATTCAGGAAGCATCTCTCGAGTTATAATCATGCACGGGAA GAGGGTGTAACCACTGTGTACACGAACGTCGAACGTGTAACGGCGGATTGGGGAAGAAACTACAAGGCGACGCCTGAATTTGCGACAGCTAAAATACAGGTGTGGTGGGACATGTTTGACTGTCCGATACCCCAAGGTTATGATGCTCGTCAGGTCCGTCCGAGTATAGAAGCGGCATTCAAGGAACTAGGTTACTCTGGTCCTGTCTCCATCACTGCCTATGGCGACCATAAACATACTCCCCTACAAGCTCTCTCTTCCACTGGTGTCCATGTTGCACATGCCGTTCCCG GTGTCGAATACAAGCGCATGGCTGGAGATGTGAGGGAATGGCATGCTGATAATCCTCCTCAAACAGCTGCTATAATGATGGTCATATCGGATAATGTGGACATCATTTCAATTGGTCTTGTCAAGCTACTACAAGAGAATAAATACAACCTTTTTCTGGCTTATTCGTTTAGGCCTTACCAAATGTCATACCTGCTCACTTCTGCAGAGTGGCTCTGGGAAAGCTTACTTGCAGGTCCTCTCACGAAGCACAGTCTTCTCAGTGAAAGTGAAAGCAGTGTATCTACCGCAATGTTTCATTGCAAATTGTGCCGCTTTGATACCATAAGCATTGATAATTTCAGGGCACATCTCTTAAGTGATGAAAAACATGCGCAAGAA GagaaagtattttcgaatttaatatatattgtattcaAAACGCGAGGCGATGTCGAGTAG
- the LOC106436818 gene encoding pentatricopeptide repeat-containing protein At5g65570: MRRDHYGGLIVVSRISTFFSSKAGNFRSQFRLLCIASNSFTTTHTFSPLLRQCIDERSLPGIKTIQAEMLKSGFPIQLSGSKLVDAGLKCGEIGYAREVFDGMPERHIVTWNSLIAYFIKHRRSKEAVEVYRLMITSNVSPDEYTLSSVFKAFSDLGFDKEAQRSHGLAVVLGLEVSNVFVGTALVDMYVKFGKTREAKLVLDRVEEKDVVLITALIVGYSQKGEDAEAVKAFRSMLGKGVQPNEYTYASVLISCGNLKNVSNGKLIHGLMIKSGFDSALGSQTSLLTMYLRCGLVDDSLWIFKCIEYPNQVTWTSLISGLVLNGREEMALTEFRKMMRDSVKPNSFTLSSGLRGCSNLAMFEEGRQIHGIVTKYGFDRDKYAGSGLIDLYGKCGCSDMARSVFDGLNEVDVISVNTMMYSYAQNGLGREALELFERMMNLGLQANDVTVLSVLLACNNSGLVDEGCEFFESFRKGKVVLTNDHYACMVDMLGRAGRLDEAERLVNEVVNPDLVLWRTLLSACKIHRNVEMAERLKRKILEMAPGDEGALILMSNLYASTGKWNRVIEMKSDMRGMKLKKSPAMSWVDVDRETHTFMAGDLFSHPNSEQILETLEELIKKAKKMGYVEDKSCVFQDMEESAKERSLHQHSEKLAIAFAVRRNAGGSIRILKNLRVCVDCHSWIKIVSRVIKREIICRDSKRFHHFRDGSCSCRDYW; encoded by the coding sequence ATGAGAAGAGATCATTACGGCGGATTGATCGTCGTCTCTAGAATTTCAACCTTCTTTAGTTCTAAAGCAGGAAACTTTCGTAGTCAATTTAGGCTTCTCTGCATTGCGAGCAACTCCTTCACAACGACGCACACTTTCTCTCCGCTTCTCAGACAATGCATAGACGAGAGATCGTTACCAGGAATCAAGACAATCCAAGCCGAGATGCTCAAATCTGGCTTCCCAATTCAACTCTCCGGCAGCAAACTCGTCGACGCGGGTTTGAAGTGCGGCGAGATCGGTTACGCACGCGAGGTGTTCGATGGAATGCCTGAGAGACATATCGTGACGTGGAACTCTCTGATAGCGTATTTTATTAAGCATAGAAGAAGCAAGGAAGCTGTTGAGGTGTACAGACTGATGATCACTAGTAATGTTTCGCCAGACGAGTACACATTGTCTAGTGTTTTCAAGGCGTTTTCAGATTTGGGTTTTGACAAAGAAGCTCAGAGAAGCCACGGACTTGCCGTGGTTCTGGGTTTGGAAGTGTCGAATGTGTTCGTTGGGACTGCTCTAGTGGATATGTATGTGAAGTTTGGGAAAACGAGGGAGGCGAAGTTGGTGTTAGACCGTGTGGAGGAGAAAGATGTGGTTTTGATCACTGCTTTGATCGTTGGTTACTCTCAGAAGGGTGAAGATGCAGAGGCTGTCAAGGCGTTTCGGAGTATGTTGGGGAAGGGAGTCCAGCCTAACGAGTATACTTACGCTAGCGTGTTGATATCTTGCGGAAATTTGAAGAATGTAAGTAATGGGAAGTTGATTCATGGACTTATGATCAAGTCTGGGTTTGATTCTGCTCTTGGCTCGCAAACTTCTCTTCTTACAATGTATCTAAGGTGCGGTTTAGTCGATGATTCCTTGTGGATTTTCAAGTGTATTGAGTACCCAAATCAGGTGACTTGGACGTCTCTTATATCGGGGCTTGTCCTAAACGGTAGAGAAGAAATGGCACTAACAGAGTTTAGGAAGATGATGCGTGATTCAGTCAAGCCAAACTCTTTTACGTTGTCTAGTGGTCTCAGGGGGTGTTCGAACCTTGCAATGTTTGAAGAAGGCAGGCAGATTCATGGGATAGTGACTAAATATGGTTTTGATAGAGATAAGTATGCCGGGTCAGGGCTCATTGATTTGTATGGGAAATGTGGATGCTCGGACATGGCGAGGTCTGTTTTTGATGGTTTGAATGAAGTTGATGTTATATCTGTGAACACAATGATGTACAGTTATGCACAGAATGGTTTGGGACGCGAAGCACTCGAGTTGTTTGAGAGGATGATGAATCTTGGACTGCAAGCCAATGATGTAACGGTTTTGAGCGTGCTCTTGGCTTGTAACAACTCTGGATTAGTTGATGAAGGTTGTGAGTTCTTCGAGTCCTTTAGAAAGGGTAAGGTCGTGTTAACGAATGATCATTACGCTTGTATGGTGGATATGCTTGGACGAGCAGGGAGATTGGATGAGGCGGAAAGGCTTGTGAACGAGGTGGTAAACCCTGATTTGGTTCTGTGGAGGACACTGCTCAGCGCCTGtaaaatccatagaaatgtTGAGATGGCTGAGAGGTTAAAGAGAAAGATCCTTGAGATGGCACCTGGAGATGAAGGAGCTCTCATTCTAATGTCGAATCTCTACGCATCTACTGGGAAATGGAACAGAGTGATTGAGATGAAGAGTGATATgagggggatgaagctgaagaagagTCCAGCTATGAGTTGGGTTGACGTTGATAGAGAGACGCATACATTCATGGCTGGAGATTTGTTTTCACATCCAAACTCGGAGCAGATTCTTGAAACTCTTGAGGAGCTGATCAAGAAAGCTAAAAAAATGGGGTATGTTGAAGACAAAAGCTGTGTGTTTCAAGACATGGAGGAGAGTGCAAAAGAGAGGTCTTTGCATCAACATAGCGAGAAATTGGCCATAGCTTTTGCGGTTCGGAGAAATGCTGGTGGAAGTATAAGGATTTTAAAGAACCTTAGAGTTTGTGTTGATTGTCACAGCTGGATCAAGATTGTATCAAGAGTTATAAAAAGAGAGATTATCTGTAGAGATTCAAAGAGGTTTCATCATTTCAGAGATGGGTCTTGTTCTTGTAGAGATTATTGGTAA
- the LOC106436822 gene encoding pentatricopeptide repeat-containing protein At5g65560 produces MIRRIQPHRDAAFPGSVSSALILAMRVSKDLRRTFCSVSPLIRTIPPEESDPNSIPHRLLSILTKPNWHKSPSLKQMVPSIRPSHVSSLFSLDLDPKTALNFSHWISQSPRFKHSVYSYASLLALLVNNGYAEVVFKIRSLMIKRCESVGDALFVLDICRKMSKDESFKLRVECYNALLNSLARFGMVDEMEKLYVEMLEEGEVSPNVYTYNKMVFGYCKVGNVVKAKEYVSKIVEAGLEPDFFTDTSLVMGYCRSKDLDSAFKVFEEMSLKGFRRNEVAYTHLIHGLCVERRVDEAMELFARMKDDDDGDNCYPTVRTYTVLINALCGSKRKSEALVLRKEMSERGITPNIHTYTVLISSSCSERKFEEARELLGDMVEKGLVPSVVTYNALINGYCEYGMMEDALDVVELMESRNVSPNTRTYNELIHGFCKKNVHKAMGVFHKMLDCRVAPSVVTYNSLIDGQCRSGNFDSAYRLLTLMNDRGLVPDQWTYNSFIDSLCKRKRVEEARELFDSLEEKGVDANVVMYTALIDGYCKSDKLEEAKLILKKMLSKSCLPNTSTFNALIHGLCTDGKLSEAMLLEKKMVEKGLQSTVITDTILIHRMLKEGDFDHAEKRFQEMLVSGTKPDAHTYTAFIQSYCNAGRMKEAEGMMEKMKEDGVFPDSITYSSLIKGYADQGLTDSAFGVLKCMLDAGCEPSHHTFLSLIKHLVEMKHGKENDLCLTSNMIEFDIVVELLDKMAEHGVTPNARSYEILIKGICETGNLRVAEKVLERMMQQEEGISPSESIFNALLSCCCKLEMYKEAAKVVDDMLCVGQLPQLESCKILICGLYKNGEHERGVWVFKNLIRSGYYHDEIAWKIVIDGVGKQGQVEAFNELFTVMDESGCKFSSHTYALLTEGPPDST; encoded by the coding sequence ATGATCCGTCGAATACAACCACACCGCGACGCAGCCTTTCCCGGTTCAGTATCCTCCGCACTAATCCTGGCGATGAGAGTCTCCAAAGATCTCCGCCGGACGTTTTGCTCCGTTTCTCCGCTCATACGCACAATCCCGCCGGAAGAATCCGACCCAAACAGCATCCCACACCGCCTCCTCTCGATCCTCACCAAACCCAATTGGCACAAGTCTCCGTCTTTAAAGCAAATGGTCCCATCGATACGCCCTTCCCACGTCTCATCCCTCTTCTCGCTCGATCTAGATCCCAAAACAGCTCTCAACTTCTCCCACTGGATCTCGCAGAGCCCCAGATTCAAGCACAGCGTCTACTCCTACGCGTCTCTCCTCGCCCTCCTCGTAAACAACGGGTACGCGGAGGTCGTGTTCAAGATCAGGTCTTTGATGATAAAGAGATGCGAATCAGTAGGAGATGCTTTGTTTGTGTTAGATATATGTAGGAAGATGAGTAAAGACGAAAGCTTTAAGCTTAGGGTCGAGTGTTACAACGCGCTGTTGAATTCTTTAGCTAGGTTTGGAATGGTTGATGAAATGGAGAAGCTTTATGTAGAAATGTTGGAGGAGGGTGAGGTTTCTCCCAACGTTTACACTTATAACAAGATGGTTTTCGGGTATTGCAAGGTGGGGAACGTGGTTAAGGCGAAAGAGTATGTGAGTAAGATCGTTGAAGCTGGTTTGGAGCCTGATTTTTTCACTGATACTTCTTTGGTGATGGGTTACTGTCGAAGTAAGGATTTGGATTCTGCTTTTAAGGTTTTCGAGGAGATGAGTTTGAAGGGATTTAGAAGGAACGAGGTTGCCTACACTCATCTTATACACGGTCTTTGTGTAGAGAGGAGGGTCGACGAAGCGATGGAGCTGTTTGCGAGAAtgaaggatgatgatgatggtgataaCTGTTATCCAACGGTTCGTACTTACACGGTGCTTATAAACGCCTTGTGTGGATCAAAACGGAAGTCTGAAGCTCTTGTCCTGCGTAAGGAGATGTCGGAGAGAGGCATTACGCCGAATATTCACACGTATACGGTACTTATTAGCAGTTCGTGTAGCGAACGTAAGTTCGAGGAAGCGAGGGAGTTGCTTGGTGATATGGTGGAGAAAGGGTTGGTGCCCAGTGTGGTCACTTACAATGCGCTGATCAATGGGTATTGTGAGTATGGGATGATGGAAGATGCGTTAGACGTTGTGGAGTTGATGGAGTCTCGTAACGTCAGTCCGAATACGCGGACTTATAATGAGTTGATACATGGGTTTTGTAAGAAGAATGTGCACAAAGCGATGGGAGTGTTTCACAAGATGCTTGATTGTAGAGTGGCTCCTAGTGTCGTCACTTACAACTCGTTGATCGATGGACAGTGTAGATCCGGTAATTTCGATAGTGCGTATAGATTGCTTACTTTGATGAATGATAGAGGTTTAGTTCCAGATCAGTGGACGTACAATAGTTTCATAGATTCTTTGTGTAAGAGAAAAAGAGTAGAAGAAGCTCGCGAACTATTTGATTCTCTCGAGGAGAAAGGTGTAGATGCAAACGTGGTGATGTACACTGCGTTGATTGATGGATACTGCAAGTCAGATAAACTAGAAGAAGCTAAACTGATCCTCAAGAAGATGCTGAGCAAGAGTTGCTTGCCGAACACGTCTACTTTCAACGCCCTGATTCACGGCTTATGCACCGATGGGAAACTGAGTGAAGCGATGTTGTTAGAGAAGAAAATGGTGGAGAAAGGTTTGCAGAGTACAGTCATTACAGATACGATCTTGATCCATAGGATGCTGAAGGAAGGGGATTTTGATCATGCGGAGAAACGGTTTCAGGAGATGTTGGTGTCTGGAACAAAGCCTGACGCGCATACTTACACAGCGTTTATTCAAAGCTATTGTAACGCAGGGAGGATGAAAGAAGCTGAGGGTatgatggagaagatgaaggaAGACGGTGTTTTCCCTGATTCGATCACTTATTCGTCTCTGATTAAAGGCTATGCCGATCAAGGGCTGACGGATTCCGCGTTTGGTGTACTCAAGTGTATGCTTGATGCTGGCTGTGAGCCTTCTCATCATACGTTTTTGTCTCTGATTAAACATCTTGTAGAGATGAAACATGGAAAAGAGAACGATCTCTGTCTGACGTCTAATATGATTGAGTTTGACATTGTTGTTGAGCTTCTTGACAAAATGGCAGAGCACGGTGTTACTCCCAACGCCAGATCCTATGAGATACTGATCAAAGGGATCTGCGAAACCGGGAACCTCAGAGTTGCGGAAAAGGTGCTTGAGCGCATGATGCAACAAGAGGAAGGAATATCACCGAGTGAGTCCATTTTCAATGCTCTTCTTAGCTGTTGCTGCAAGCTGGAAATGTACAAGGAAGCAGCGAAGGTTGTAGATGATATGCTCTGTGTTGGTCAGTTACCGCAGCTAGAGTCTTGCAAAATCTTGATATGTGGGCTGTATAAAAACGGGGAACACGAGAGAGGGGTTTGGGTGTTCAAGAATTTGATTCGGAGTGGTTATTATCATGATGAGATAGCTTGGAAGATCGTTATTGATGGTGTTGGGAAGCAGGGACAGGTGGAGGCGTTTAATGAACTGTTCACTGTTATGGACGAAAGTGGCTGCAAGTTTAGCTCTCATACATATGCACTGCTAACTGAAGGACCTCCTGATAGCACGTAA
- the LOC106436819 gene encoding uncharacterized protein LOC106436819 isoform X3, which translates to MYRNMVEWRDQNPPPATMMIISNQVGSQFSWDLVRLQQRTLYNLFLAYSVRPVFSIVLSTSQEWRWKELLQNKRSAPLVVVQGAKLYCKSCNYGSQRLKKFRKHLSSYNHAREEGVTTVYTNVERVTADWGRNYKATPEFATAKIQVWWDMFDCPIPQGYDARQVRPSIEAAFKELGYSGPVSITAYGDHKHTPLQALSSTGVHVAHAVPEWLWESLLAGPLTKHSLLSESESSVSTAMFHCKLCRFDTISIDNFRAHLLSDEKHAQEEKVFSNLIYIVFKTRGDVE; encoded by the exons ATGTATCGGAATATGGTGGAATGGCGAGATCAAAATCCTCCTCCGGCTACAATGATGATCATATCAAATCAGGTGGGAAGTCAATTCTCCTGGGATCTGGTCCGGCTACAACAACGGACGCTATACAACCTTTTTCTGGCTTATTCAGTTAGGCCAGTATTTAGTATTGTCCTCTCCACAAGTCAAGAGTGGCGCTGGAAAGAATTGCTACAAAATAAACGAAGCGCACCGCTTGTTGTTGTTCAGGGCGCCAAGTTGTATTGTAAGTCGTGCAATTACGGTAGCCAACGCCTGAAGAAATTCAGGAAGCATCTCTCGAGTTATAATCATGCACGGGAA GAGGGTGTAACCACTGTGTACACGAACGTCGAACGTGTAACGGCGGATTGGGGAAGAAACTACAAGGCGACGCCTGAATTTGCGACAGCTAAAATACAGGTGTGGTGGGACATGTTTGACTGTCCGATACCCCAAGGTTATGATGCTCGTCAGGTCCGTCCGAGTATAGAAGCGGCATTCAAGGAACTAGGTTACTCTGGTCCTGTCTCCATCACTGCCTATGGCGACCATAAACATACTCCCCTACAAGCTCTCTCTTCCACTGGTGTCCATGTTGCACATGCCGTTCCCG AGTGGCTCTGGGAAAGCTTACTTGCAGGTCCTCTCACGAAGCACAGTCTTCTCAGTGAAAGTGAAAGCAGTGTATCTACCGCAATGTTTCATTGCAAATTGTGCCGCTTTGATACCATAAGCATTGATAATTTCAGGGCACATCTCTTAAGTGATGAAAAACATGCGCAAGAA GagaaagtattttcgaatttaatatatattgtattcaAAACGCGAGGCGATGTCGAGTAG